A single region of the Streptomyces sp. NBC_00236 genome encodes:
- the rsgA gene encoding ribosome small subunit-dependent GTPase A: MSFPSSSSLSSFSTLQGSSSSHPLSAYGWDDDWAAEFAPYAEQGLLPGRVVRVDRGQCDIVTPQGTVRADTAFVVPRDPMRIVCTGDWAAVDPDGDPQFVRTLLPRRTAFVRSTSSKRSEGQVLATNVDHIAICVSLAVELDLGRVERFLALAMSSGGGDALLRDAASAGDGVAETLVVLTKADLVPDAVTLSHLVQDVERLAPGVQVLPVSSATGEGVDVFSAIVSGGTSVLLGASGAGKSTLANTLLGQDAMEVRTTRDVDGKGRHTTTTRNLLVLPSGGVLIDTPGLRGVGLWDAETGVGQVFSEIEELAAQCRFQDCSHAAEPGCAVLAAIEDGTLPERRYDSYRKLLRENQRIVAKTDARVRSEIRRDWKRKGAEGRAAMEAKRGRVR; this comes from the coding sequence TTGTCTTTCCCGTCTTCCTCTTCCCTTTCCTCCTTCTCCACTCTTCAGGGCTCCTCGTCGTCGCATCCCCTGTCCGCCTACGGCTGGGACGACGACTGGGCGGCCGAGTTCGCCCCGTACGCCGAACAGGGGCTGCTGCCCGGACGCGTGGTGCGGGTCGACCGCGGGCAGTGCGACATCGTCACCCCGCAGGGCACGGTGCGCGCGGACACCGCGTTCGTCGTGCCCCGAGACCCGATGCGGATCGTCTGCACGGGCGACTGGGCGGCCGTCGACCCCGACGGTGACCCGCAGTTCGTCCGTACGCTGCTGCCGCGGCGCACGGCCTTCGTCCGCTCGACCTCGTCCAAGCGTTCCGAGGGCCAGGTGCTCGCCACCAACGTCGACCACATCGCCATCTGCGTCTCGCTGGCGGTGGAACTCGACCTGGGCAGGGTGGAGCGGTTCCTCGCCCTGGCCATGTCCAGTGGCGGCGGCGACGCGCTGCTGCGGGACGCGGCATCGGCCGGGGACGGCGTCGCCGAGACCCTCGTCGTCCTGACCAAGGCCGACCTGGTCCCGGACGCCGTGACCTTGTCCCACCTCGTCCAGGACGTCGAGCGCCTCGCGCCTGGCGTGCAGGTGCTGCCCGTCAGCTCCGCGACCGGTGAGGGCGTCGATGTGTTCTCCGCGATCGTCTCCGGGGGTACGAGCGTGCTGCTCGGTGCCTCGGGTGCGGGCAAGTCCACGCTCGCCAACACCCTGCTCGGGCAGGACGCGATGGAGGTGCGGACCACCCGTGACGTGGACGGCAAGGGCCGGCACACCACCACGACCCGCAACCTGCTGGTCCTGCCCTCCGGCGGCGTCCTGATCGACACCCCGGGGCTGCGCGGGGTCGGCCTGTGGGACGCGGAGACAGGCGTCGGCCAGGTGTTCTCCGAAATCGAGGAGCTGGCCGCGCAGTGCCGGTTCCAGGACTGCTCCCACGCGGCCGAACCGGGCTGCGCGGTGCTGGCGGCGATCGAGGACGGAACGCTGCCCGAGCGGCGCTACGACAGCTACCGCAAGCTGCTGCGCGAGAACCAGCGCATCGTCGCCAAGACCGATGCGCGGGTCCGGTCCGAGATCCGCCGGGACTGGAAGCGCAAGGGGGCGGAGGGCCGGGCCGCCATGGAGGCGAAGCGGGGCCGCGTGCGGTAG
- a CDS encoding DUF5949 family protein: MTSPQTAPGTFTQAQLGTLILIGWSGEHPHDGHDVAFLLAYSLGDGSEGPAVGEAAMRIALDRCGLPAGGGTVRADETPGLPVKLLVQAGQAVLTLPHFKAQYPVPPQWLAAATAQGEVHAMFATRPWPQGAPGLPVGEEELRLFAGDPEVIASSAHCVLPVRSLG, from the coding sequence ATGACCTCCCCCCAGACAGCCCCCGGCACGTTCACCCAGGCCCAGTTGGGCACGCTCATCCTGATCGGCTGGAGCGGCGAGCACCCCCACGACGGGCACGACGTCGCCTTCCTGCTCGCCTACTCGCTGGGCGACGGATCGGAAGGGCCCGCGGTCGGCGAGGCCGCCATGCGCATCGCCCTGGACCGCTGCGGACTCCCGGCCGGTGGCGGCACGGTGCGCGCCGACGAGACGCCCGGCCTGCCGGTGAAGCTCCTCGTCCAGGCGGGCCAGGCCGTCCTGACACTGCCTCACTTCAAGGCCCAGTACCCCGTGCCGCCCCAGTGGCTGGCGGCCGCCACCGCACAGGGTGAGGTGCACGCGATGTTCGCCACCCGGCCGTGGCCGCAGGGGGCGCCCGGGCTCCCGGTGGGCGAGGAGGAGCTGCGCCTGTTCGCGGGCGACCCGGAGGTCATCGCGAGCTCCGCCCACTGCGTCCTCCCCGTACGCAGCCTGGGCTGA
- a CDS encoding ABC transporter substrate-binding protein: MPELRAAGVERRTFLRYTSAVGAAAAITAGLSACGGPSSTSNGSPDKGGDTALIEAGMSYPLSTGFDPMITSGATPYAANMHIFEGLVDLDPATLVARPALATEMPKKINATTYRATLRKGATFHDGSAVTADDVVFSFERILDEKNASLMAQFVPFIDTVKAVDAGTVEFKLKYPFALFPSRIAVARIVPKKIVEADVKGFDAKPVGSGPYKFVSATREDKIVFEKYDKYNGAHPAKAKKMIWRLISDQSARVSAMQSGRVQAIEDVPYIDVKGLSASAKTESVQSFGLLFLMFNTADKRFADKRVRQALHYALDTEKIIKTAMVGNATAATGYVPTTHPDYHKAATVYTHDVAKAKKLLAEAGVKDLKFTVLTTDTGWVKDIAPLIKESWAGAGIEATLGISQSAAQYAKVDSGDFEVLVAPGDPSVFGNDVDLLMRWFYYGFWPEKRYGWSKTAEYKKVKQLLDKAAQSGDEAARKQLWGQITDVLADEVPLYPILHRKLPTAWNEKGLTGFKPLPTTGLSFLDVGRA; this comes from the coding sequence GTGCCCGAGCTGAGAGCAGCCGGTGTCGAGCGCCGCACCTTCCTGCGTTACACCAGTGCCGTCGGTGCCGCGGCCGCCATCACGGCCGGCCTTTCCGCGTGCGGCGGACCGTCCTCGACGTCCAACGGCTCGCCGGACAAGGGCGGCGACACCGCTCTCATCGAGGCCGGTATGTCCTACCCGCTGTCGACGGGCTTCGACCCGATGATCACCTCGGGTGCGACGCCGTACGCGGCCAATATGCACATCTTCGAGGGGCTGGTGGATCTCGATCCGGCAACACTCGTGGCACGGCCCGCTCTCGCCACCGAGATGCCGAAGAAGATCAACGCGACCACCTACCGCGCCACTCTCCGCAAGGGCGCGACCTTCCACGACGGCTCGGCCGTCACCGCCGACGACGTCGTGTTCAGCTTCGAACGCATCCTGGACGAGAAGAACGCCTCGCTGATGGCACAGTTCGTGCCCTTCATCGACACCGTCAAGGCCGTCGACGCCGGAACGGTCGAGTTCAAGCTCAAGTACCCCTTCGCGCTCTTCCCGTCCCGCATCGCGGTGGCCCGGATCGTGCCGAAGAAGATCGTCGAGGCGGACGTCAAGGGGTTCGACGCCAAGCCCGTCGGCTCGGGCCCGTACAAGTTCGTCTCGGCGACCCGTGAAGACAAGATCGTCTTCGAGAAGTACGACAAGTACAACGGCGCCCACCCGGCCAAGGCCAAGAAGATGATCTGGCGCCTGATATCGGACCAGTCGGCCCGCGTCAGCGCCATGCAGTCCGGCCGCGTCCAGGCCATCGAGGACGTCCCCTACATCGACGTCAAGGGTCTCTCCGCCTCGGCGAAGACCGAGTCCGTGCAGTCCTTCGGCCTGCTCTTCCTGATGTTCAACACCGCCGACAAGCGGTTCGCCGACAAGCGGGTCCGCCAGGCCCTGCACTACGCGCTGGACACCGAGAAGATCATCAAGACCGCCATGGTCGGCAACGCCACGGCCGCCACGGGCTACGTGCCCACCACGCACCCCGACTACCACAAGGCCGCCACCGTCTACACGCACGACGTGGCCAAGGCGAAGAAGCTGCTCGCCGAAGCAGGGGTGAAGGACCTCAAGTTCACCGTCCTGACCACCGACACCGGCTGGGTCAAGGACATCGCCCCGCTGATCAAGGAGAGCTGGGCCGGTGCCGGCATCGAGGCCACCCTCGGCATCTCCCAGTCGGCCGCCCAGTACGCCAAGGTCGACAGCGGCGACTTCGAGGTGCTCGTCGCCCCCGGTGACCCCTCGGTCTTCGGCAACGACGTCGACCTGCTGATGCGCTGGTTCTACTACGGCTTCTGGCCGGAGAAGCGCTACGGCTGGTCGAAGACCGCCGAGTACAAGAAGGTCAAGCAGCTCCTCGACAAGGCTGCCCAGTCCGGCGACGAGGCGGCCCGCAAGCAGCTGTGGGGCCAGATCACCGACGTCCTCGCCGACGAGGTCCCGCTCTACCCGATCCTGCACCGCAAGCTGCCCACCGCCTGGAACGAGAAGGGCCTGACCGGCTTCAAGCCGCTGCCGACCACCGGCCTCTCCTTCCTGGACGTCGGCCGCGCCTGA
- a CDS encoding dipeptide/oligopeptide/nickel ABC transporter permease/ATP-binding protein, producing MFATGRLAKKLSRPGVAFRALPVTSRVALGVLIVVLLGAVLAPLLTQDPLTTGTPVQAPSGEHWFGTDRAGRDVFARVLHGSRYSLVIGLGATACALVAGALLGSFAATSRKLGDESVMRTLDVVMSFPPIALAAVLVAVFGTSIPVIIFTIAFVYTPSLARVVRANVLSQYGEDYVAAEKVIGARRGYIVLKHVAVNCMAPVMVFATVMVAEAIIFEASLSFIGAGVQDPDPSWGSVLAYGRQILLAGGWWATFFPGLALLITVLALNILSEGLTDASAAPKSARAAVDPTATTAPDPVEAAATVDIDAALTKLARHINATEPTITPVRAAAEELLVVRDLAIRFPDRYGEIPVVDKLNFTVHEGETLGLVGESGCGKSITSLAVMGLLARNAEVSGEILYRGRDLLKLPPRERRALMGPEIAMVYQDALSSLNPSVLVGTQLRQLTSRGGTKTPAELLELVGLSPERTLRSYPHELSGGQRQRVLIAMALSRSPRLLIADEPTTALDVTVQAQVVELLIRLRDELGFAMVLVSHDLALVGDLSHRVAVMYAGRLAEVGETRSVLTDPAHHYSRGLLGSVVSLEAGAERLHQIRGVVPAPQGFGAGCRFAGRCGAATDLCRTTTPALAGRGTAKDHGFACHHPADAAKKLEGSAL from the coding sequence ATGTTCGCCACGGGCCGTCTGGCCAAGAAGCTCTCCCGACCGGGCGTCGCCTTCCGCGCCCTCCCGGTAACCTCCCGCGTCGCTCTCGGCGTCCTGATCGTCGTCCTCCTCGGCGCCGTGCTCGCCCCCCTGCTCACCCAGGACCCCCTGACCACGGGCACCCCCGTCCAGGCCCCGAGCGGCGAGCACTGGTTCGGCACCGACCGGGCCGGACGCGACGTGTTCGCCCGCGTCCTGCACGGCTCGCGCTACTCGCTGGTCATCGGCCTCGGCGCGACCGCCTGCGCGCTGGTGGCCGGGGCCCTGCTCGGCTCGTTCGCCGCCACCTCGCGCAAGCTCGGCGACGAGTCCGTCATGCGCACCCTCGACGTCGTCATGTCGTTCCCGCCGATCGCGCTCGCGGCCGTCCTCGTCGCCGTGTTCGGCACCAGCATCCCGGTGATCATCTTCACGATCGCCTTCGTGTACACCCCGTCGCTGGCCCGTGTGGTCCGCGCCAACGTCCTCTCCCAGTACGGCGAGGACTACGTCGCCGCGGAGAAGGTGATCGGCGCCCGGCGCGGCTACATCGTGCTCAAGCACGTCGCCGTCAACTGCATGGCCCCGGTCATGGTCTTCGCGACCGTCATGGTCGCCGAGGCCATCATCTTCGAGGCCAGCCTCTCGTTCATCGGCGCCGGTGTGCAGGACCCCGACCCCAGCTGGGGCAGCGTCCTCGCCTACGGCCGGCAGATCCTCCTGGCCGGCGGCTGGTGGGCCACCTTCTTCCCCGGCCTCGCCCTGCTGATCACCGTCCTCGCGCTCAACATCCTCTCCGAGGGCCTCACCGACGCCTCCGCCGCGCCCAAGAGCGCCCGCGCGGCCGTCGACCCCACCGCGACCACTGCGCCGGACCCGGTCGAGGCCGCCGCCACCGTCGACATCGACGCCGCCCTCACCAAGCTCGCCCGGCACATCAACGCCACCGAGCCCACCATCACCCCGGTCCGCGCGGCCGCCGAAGAGCTCCTCGTCGTCCGTGACCTGGCGATCCGCTTCCCGGACCGCTACGGCGAGATCCCCGTCGTCGACAAGCTGAACTTCACCGTCCACGAGGGCGAGACCCTCGGCCTGGTCGGCGAGTCCGGCTGCGGCAAGTCCATCACCAGCCTCGCCGTCATGGGCCTCCTCGCCCGCAACGCCGAGGTCAGCGGCGAGATCCTCTACCGCGGCCGGGACCTGCTGAAGCTCCCGCCCAGGGAACGCCGTGCCCTGATGGGCCCCGAGATCGCGATGGTCTACCAGGACGCGCTCTCCTCCCTGAACCCCTCCGTGCTCGTCGGCACCCAGCTGCGGCAGCTGACCTCGCGCGGGGGTACGAAGACACCCGCCGAACTCCTGGAGCTCGTCGGCCTCTCGCCCGAGCGGACCCTGCGCAGCTACCCGCACGAGCTCTCCGGCGGCCAGCGCCAGCGCGTGCTCATCGCCATGGCCCTGTCCCGCAGCCCGCGCCTGCTGATCGCGGACGAGCCGACCACCGCCCTCGACGTCACCGTCCAGGCCCAGGTCGTCGAACTCCTCATCCGGCTCCGCGACGAACTCGGCTTCGCCATGGTGCTGGTCTCGCACGACCTCGCCCTCGTCGGCGACCTCTCCCACCGGGTCGCCGTGATGTACGCGGGACGGCTCGCCGAGGTCGGCGAGACCCGGTCGGTCCTCACCGACCCCGCCCACCACTACAGCCGCGGGCTTCTCGGCTCCGTCGTCTCCCTGGAGGCCGGTGCCGAGCGGCTCCACCAGATCCGCGGCGTCGTCCCCGCGCCCCAGGGCTTCGGCGCGGGATGCCGCTTCGCCGGCCGCTGCGGTGCGGCGACCGACCTCTGCCGCACCACCACCCCCGCACTCGCCGGGCGCGGCACCGCGAAGGACCACGGCTTCGCCTGCCACCACCCGGCCGACGCCGCGAAGAAGCTGGAAGGGAGCGCCCTGTGA
- a CDS encoding rodlin: protein MIKKIMASAAVAASIVGVSAAAAPSAMAIGNEGGTTSVNGNGAVQSYGNSATHGDWSPQFALIQGSLNKPCIALPAKANVGSLIGAIPIAVQDINVLSSPQNQQCTENSTQAKGDEALSHILSGIPILSGNGVAND from the coding sequence ATGATCAAGAAGATTATGGCCTCGGCAGCCGTCGCTGCTTCGATCGTCGGCGTCTCCGCCGCGGCCGCCCCCTCGGCGATGGCGATCGGGAACGAAGGGGGCACCACGTCGGTCAACGGCAACGGCGCCGTCCAGTCGTACGGCAACTCCGCCACCCACGGCGACTGGAGCCCGCAGTTCGCGCTCATCCAGGGCTCGCTCAACAAGCCCTGCATCGCGCTGCCGGCCAAGGCCAACGTCGGTTCGCTGATCGGTGCCATCCCGATCGCGGTCCAGGACATCAACGTCCTGTCCTCCCCGCAGAACCAGCAGTGCACCGAGAACTCCACCCAGGCCAAGGGTGACGAGGCTCTGTCGCACATCCTGTCCGGGATCCCGATCCTGTCCGGCAACGGCGTCGCCAACGACTAG
- a CDS encoding rodlin, translating into MKKMMAGAAVAVSLVGISAAAAPSAMAIGNEGGTTSVNGNGAVDSFGNSVTRGDGSPQVQLVQGSLNKLCVGAPIKANAGALVGILVPVAVQDINVLSSPQNQQCADNSTQAKGDEALSHLVNGIPVLSGNGIGNN; encoded by the coding sequence ATGAAGAAGATGATGGCCGGCGCAGCAGTGGCCGTGTCCCTGGTCGGTATCTCGGCCGCCGCGGCCCCCTCGGCCATGGCGATCGGGAACGAGGGGGGCACCACGTCGGTCAACGGCAACGGCGCCGTGGACTCGTTCGGCAACAGCGTGACCCGGGGCGACGGCAGCCCGCAGGTCCAGCTCGTCCAGGGCTCGCTGAACAAGCTCTGCGTCGGGGCCCCGATCAAGGCCAACGCGGGTGCGCTCGTGGGCATCCTCGTGCCCGTCGCGGTCCAGGACATCAACGTCCTGTCCTCCCCGCAGAACCAGCAGTGCGCCGACAACTCCACCCAGGCCAAGGGCGACGAGGCCCTCTCGCACCTGGTGAACGGCATCCCGGTCCTCTCCGGGAACGGCATCGGCAACAACTGA
- a CDS encoding rodlin has translation MIKKVLATGAVAASILGLGATQAMAIGDAGGTTSVNGNGASQSFGNAETHGDGSPQFGLVQGSLNKPCIGLPAKANVGSLIGLIPIAVQDVNVLSSPQNQQCTENSTQAKGDEPLSHILSGIPVLSGNGAGNS, from the coding sequence GTGATCAAGAAGGTCCTGGCTACGGGCGCCGTCGCCGCCTCCATCCTCGGTCTCGGCGCGACGCAGGCGATGGCCATTGGCGACGCCGGCGGCACGACCTCCGTCAACGGCAACGGTGCCTCGCAGTCGTTCGGCAACGCCGAGACGCACGGCGACGGCAGCCCGCAGTTCGGCCTGGTCCAGGGGTCGCTGAACAAGCCCTGCATCGGCCTGCCGGCCAAGGCCAACGTCGGTTCGCTGATCGGCCTCATCCCGATCGCGGTCCAGGACGTCAACGTCCTGTCCTCCCCGCAGAACCAGCAGTGCACCGAGAACTCCACCCAGGCCAAGGGTGACGAGCCGCTGTCGCACATCCTGTCCGGCATTCCGGTTCTCTCCGGCAACGGTGCCGGCAACAGCTGA
- a CDS encoding ABC transporter permease: MVAFLRLALRRVAMMPVMILGIALLVFVVLQFSPVDPAYNALGESASPEAREAFAEANGLNDPLPVRYFHFLGQLLHFDLGMTVPPSQPVVDRITAAFPLTLQLTILGLVIAIVLAVLGGVLGAMYRDRWPDQLFRVLSMAGVAIPSFWLGVLLIQQFALNTQIFPTGGYTNIADSFGGWLETMILPAVSLAVPVAASLARLIRTSMVTELDRDYVRTARGNGLPVFLVIRSVLRNALVTPLTVLGVKVGYLLSGAVVIEAIFDLPGMGKLILEGVTGGDIALVQGTVLTIAIAFLVVNVIVDLLYLLVNPRIRTV; encoded by the coding sequence ATGGTTGCTTTTCTCCGGCTCGCGCTGCGTCGCGTCGCGATGATGCCGGTGATGATCCTCGGTATCGCGTTGCTCGTCTTCGTGGTGCTGCAGTTCTCGCCGGTCGACCCGGCCTACAACGCGCTCGGGGAGAGCGCCAGTCCTGAGGCCCGGGAGGCCTTCGCCGAGGCCAACGGGCTCAACGACCCGCTGCCCGTCCGCTACTTCCACTTCCTCGGCCAACTGCTCCACTTCGATCTCGGGATGACCGTCCCGCCGAGCCAGCCCGTGGTCGACCGGATCACCGCCGCCTTCCCGCTGACCCTCCAGCTCACCATCCTCGGGCTCGTCATCGCCATCGTCCTCGCCGTCCTCGGCGGCGTCCTGGGCGCGATGTACCGCGACCGCTGGCCCGACCAGCTCTTCCGGGTCCTGTCGATGGCCGGGGTCGCCATTCCGTCCTTCTGGCTCGGCGTCCTGCTCATCCAGCAGTTCGCCCTGAACACCCAGATCTTCCCGACCGGCGGATACACCAACATCGCCGACTCGTTCGGCGGGTGGCTCGAAACGATGATCCTGCCCGCCGTCTCGCTCGCCGTGCCCGTCGCCGCCTCGCTCGCCCGCCTGATCCGCACCTCGATGGTCACCGAACTGGACCGGGACTACGTCCGTACCGCCCGGGGCAACGGCCTGCCGGTCTTCCTGGTCATCCGCTCCGTGCTGCGCAACGCGCTCGTCACCCCGCTCACCGTGCTCGGCGTCAAGGTCGGCTACCTGCTCAGCGGCGCCGTCGTCATCGAGGCGATCTTCGACCTGCCCGGCATGGGCAAACTCATCCTCGAAGGTGTCACCGGAGGCGACATCGCCCTGGTCCAGGGCACCGTACTGACCATCGCCATCGCGTTCCTGGTGGTCAACGTCATCGTCGACCTGCTCTACCTGCTGGTCAATCCGCGCATCAGGACGGTGTGA
- a CDS encoding dihydrodipicolinate synthase family protein, whose amino-acid sequence MTARTPRYSGVIPPVVTPLTADGELDRPSLERVVEHLLDGGVTGLFALGSSGETAYLTPGQQDEVIKVIVSAAAGRVPVIVGAIETTTNRAIERARSAATLGADAVVVTAPFYTRTSDQEIDRHFRDVAAAVELPVLAYDVPVCVHSKLTPELLLPLAADGVLAGVKDSSGDDGSFRQLAIGARELPDFSVLTGHELVVDAMMLGGADGSVPGLGNVDPHGYVRLHHAAVTGDWATAKAEQDRLVALFDIIRAARPGTASATAAGLGAFKTALMLRGVITTNVMSPPMRRLDAAETAAVADCLDRAGLSRV is encoded by the coding sequence ATGACCGCCCGAACCCCCCGCTACTCAGGAGTGATCCCGCCCGTCGTCACCCCGCTCACCGCGGACGGCGAGCTCGACCGCCCCTCTCTCGAGCGAGTGGTGGAGCACCTCCTCGACGGCGGTGTCACGGGGCTCTTCGCCCTCGGCAGCTCCGGTGAGACCGCCTACCTGACGCCCGGTCAGCAGGACGAGGTCATCAAGGTCATCGTCTCGGCGGCAGCCGGCCGGGTGCCGGTCATCGTCGGCGCCATCGAGACCACCACCAACCGTGCGATCGAGCGCGCCCGCAGCGCGGCCACGCTGGGCGCCGACGCCGTCGTCGTCACCGCGCCGTTCTACACCCGCACCAGCGACCAGGAGATCGACCGGCACTTCCGCGACGTCGCCGCCGCGGTCGAACTGCCGGTCCTGGCGTACGACGTACCGGTCTGCGTGCACAGCAAGCTGACCCCGGAGCTGCTCCTGCCGCTCGCCGCAGACGGAGTGCTGGCCGGCGTGAAGGACTCCAGCGGGGACGACGGCTCGTTCCGCCAACTGGCCATCGGTGCCCGCGAACTGCCGGACTTCTCCGTCCTGACCGGGCATGAGCTGGTCGTCGACGCGATGATGCTCGGCGGCGCCGACGGCTCGGTCCCGGGGCTGGGCAACGTCGACCCGCACGGGTACGTCCGCCTCCACCACGCCGCGGTCACCGGCGACTGGGCAACGGCGAAGGCCGAGCAGGACCGTCTCGTCGCGCTCTTCGACATCATCCGGGCCGCCCGCCCCGGCACCGCGTCCGCCACGGCGGCCGGACTCGGCGCCTTCAAGACCGCGCTGATGCTGCGCGGGGTCATCACCACCAACGTGATGAGTCCGCCGATGCGCAGGCTGGACGCCGCGGAGACGGCGGCGGTCGCCGACTGCCTCGACCGCGCGGGGCTCTCCCGGGTCTGA
- a CDS encoding chaplin translates to MKYTKIAAVAAGTLMAMGAAAPAFADSGAEGAAVHSPGVLSGNVVQVPIHVPVNVCGNTVNVIALLNPTFGNTCANV, encoded by the coding sequence GTGAAGTACACCAAGATCGCCGCCGTCGCCGCCGGAACCCTCATGGCGATGGGTGCCGCTGCTCCGGCCTTCGCCGACTCCGGCGCCGAGGGTGCGGCCGTGCACTCCCCGGGCGTCCTGTCCGGCAACGTCGTGCAGGTTCCGATCCACGTGCCGGTCAACGTCTGCGGCAACACCGTGAACGTCATCGCGCTGCTGAACCCGACCTTCGGCAACACCTGCGCCAACGTCTGA
- a CDS encoding chaplin — protein MLVMAAASGILTASGGYAFADASADGAAIGSPGVGSGNAVQVPVHIPVNLCGNTVNVIGALNPAFGNECENESDGAEAGDAQGADADGVAAGSPGVLSGNLIQAPVDVPVNVCGNTINVIGALNPAFGNECENESGGVDTPKPPHPHKPPKPHKPPTHHHHHDHDCACEPGHHHPPKPPKPHKPPTHHHDHNCPPSHHHNPPTHNPPTHNPPTHNPPTHTWHPHNPPTHSWHHNPPKHHKPPQMAHTGANDNLGIAGGASAALVLGGGLLMRRSRAAQK, from the coding sequence GTGCTCGTCATGGCGGCGGCGTCAGGCATCCTGACCGCCTCCGGCGGCTACGCGTTCGCCGACGCCTCGGCCGACGGTGCCGCGATCGGTTCGCCCGGTGTGGGTTCGGGCAACGCGGTGCAGGTGCCCGTGCACATCCCGGTCAACCTGTGCGGCAACACGGTCAACGTGATCGGTGCCCTGAACCCGGCATTCGGTAACGAGTGCGAGAACGAGAGCGACGGCGCCGAGGCCGGCGACGCCCAGGGCGCGGACGCCGACGGTGTCGCGGCCGGCTCCCCCGGCGTGCTGTCGGGCAACCTGATCCAGGCTCCGGTCGACGTTCCGGTCAACGTCTGCGGCAACACGATCAACGTGATCGGTGCGCTGAACCCCGCCTTCGGCAACGAGTGCGAGAACGAGTCGGGCGGTGTCGACACCCCGAAGCCCCCGCACCCCCACAAGCCCCCGAAGCCGCACAAGCCGCCGACGCACCACCACCACCACGATCACGACTGCGCCTGCGAGCCCGGCCACCACCACCCGCCGAAGCCTCCGAAGCCGCACAAGCCGCCGACGCACCACCACGACCACAACTGCCCGCCCAGCCACCACCACAACCCGCCCACGCACAACCCCCCGACCCACAACCCGCCCACGCACAACCCGCCGACCCACACGTGGCACCCGCACAACCCGCCGACCCACAGCTGGCACCACAACCCGCCGAAGCACCACAAGCCGCCGCAGATGGCGCACACCGGTGCCAACGACAACCTGGGCATCGCGGGTGGCGCCAGTGCCGCCCTCGTGCTCGGTGGCGGCCTGCTGATGCGCCGCAGCCGCGCCGCGCAGAAGTGA
- a CDS encoding ABC transporter ATP-binding protein codes for MIRLNGVHVRHKARSGGVFSRDAVHALTDATLEVKRGEIVGLVGESGCGKSTMARVLTGLQKPTEGEVLFHGRDLWDMTGAERRKDFGSAVGVVFQDPSTALNPRLTVRQILRDPLDVHRRGTREEREARVEELLDLVGLPGHTLAALPGQLSGGQRQRVAIARALALEPELIVADEPTSALDVSVRAQVLNLLVDLRERLGLGMVFISHDIQTVRYLADRIAVLYLGRIVEEGRAADVAGSPRHPYTEALLSATPSLLETTERIVLTGPVPSATNPPPGCPFSTRCWKADDACSTVFPAETFGSGEHRWHCVHPQTPASPSGDPTPVPSARSTA; via the coding sequence GTGATCAGGCTCAACGGCGTTCACGTACGCCACAAGGCACGCAGCGGAGGCGTCTTCAGCCGCGACGCCGTGCACGCGCTGACGGACGCCACGCTGGAGGTCAAGCGCGGCGAGATCGTCGGCCTGGTCGGCGAGTCGGGCTGCGGCAAGTCGACGATGGCGCGGGTCCTGACCGGACTGCAGAAGCCCACCGAGGGCGAGGTCCTCTTCCACGGCCGCGACCTCTGGGACATGACGGGCGCCGAGCGCCGCAAGGACTTCGGCTCCGCCGTCGGCGTCGTCTTCCAGGACCCGTCCACCGCGCTCAACCCCCGGCTCACCGTCCGCCAGATCCTGCGCGACCCGCTCGACGTGCACCGGCGCGGCACCCGCGAGGAGCGCGAGGCCCGCGTCGAGGAACTCCTCGACCTGGTCGGCCTCCCCGGACACACCCTCGCCGCGCTGCCCGGACAGCTCTCCGGCGGCCAGCGCCAGCGCGTCGCCATCGCCCGCGCCCTGGCCCTGGAACCCGAGCTGATCGTCGCCGACGAACCCACCTCCGCGCTCGACGTCTCGGTCCGCGCCCAGGTCCTCAACCTTCTCGTGGACCTGCGCGAACGCCTCGGCCTCGGCATGGTGTTCATCTCGCACGACATCCAGACCGTGCGCTACCTCGCCGACCGCATCGCCGTCCTCTACCTCGGCCGCATCGTCGAGGAGGGGCGCGCCGCCGACGTGGCGGGCAGCCCCCGCCACCCGTACACCGAAGCCCTGCTCTCCGCCACACCCAGCCTCCTGGAAACGACGGAGCGCATCGTGCTCACCGGCCCGGTGCCCTCCGCGACCAACCCGCCGCCCGGTTGTCCCTTCAGCACCCGTTGCTGGAAGGCCGACGACGCGTGCTCCACGGTCTTCCCGGCGGAGACGTTCGGTTCCGGCGAACACCGCTGGCACTGCGTCCACCCCCAGACCCCCGCGTCCCCCTCCGGGGACCCGACCCCCGTACCGTCCGCAAGGAGCACCGCATGA